GCCGTGGACCTGAACACCGGCGAGATCAAATGGAAAGTCCCCCTGGGCGAATACGAAAAACTCACCGCGCGAGGCATCCCGCCCACCGGCACTGAGAACTACGGCGGCCCCGTCGTCACTGCCGGCGGCCTCATCTTCATCGCCGCCACTGCCGATGAAACCATCCGCGCCTTTGACAAAGACACCGGCAAAATCCTCTGGCAAGCCAAGCTGCCCTTCGGCGGTAATGCGACACCGAGCGTCTACATGATCAACGGACGCCAATACGTCGTCATCAACGCCGGCGGCGGCAAATCCGGTCGCCCTAGTGGCGGCAGCATCGTCGCCTTCGCCCTGCCGGAAACTCCTAAGAAACCTTGATCCGTTGCCTGCGAATCCCTTCATCAAATATTTCAAGCAAACCGTTGAACAAGACGACGGCTTCTTCCCCCGTCGCAGCGCGTGGGGAAAGTCGGCGATTTATTATGAGACATCAGAAGAAGGTTTCGTAGGGCGACAGATCCAGCTCTTCGAATCCGGCACTGTTCTGGTTTACGATGAAACCCATAATATGGATGATTACGGCATGATGCAGATGGAACCAGTCGGCCGTTTCACTCCCAACACCACCATTATAACCAGCAAAGATTTCCACCTCGTCTGGCCCCGCCACGTCGACGCCATCAATCGACAGCAGGCTGGTTGACCCAAGCGCCTCCCCCTCGGTCCCGTAAATCGTAATTCCAAAATCGTAAATCTCTCTTCCCCATCCGTGTTGATCTGTGCCCATTTTACCCCGGCTTCTAGTCGGGGCTGCGGCTAAACCCTTTCCTTAAATCTTGGACTGGCCAACCGCCTCATTCACTGGCACCTTCCCGCCATGTTTCGCCGCGAGTTTTCTCCGCACGTTTCCAAGGCCTCCGTATTTCAACGTCTGAAAGCCTACGCGGGGCTCGGTGCCCTCTCTGGTTCCCTGTTAAGCACCACCGCCGCTGATGCCCCCAAGACCTTCGGCTTCGCTGGCAAAGAGATTTACCCCATCGATAGCCAGTTCAGCCTCCTCCGTTCTGCCGATATCGATGGCGATGGCCTCAACGACCTCATCGTCGTCAACAACTCGCGCTCCAAGATCAACATCCTCTTCAACCAGACCGGTAAACCGCCCGAGAAGCGCAAAGAAGTCATCGGTGCTAAAAAAGAGATCAATGAATTGCCCACCGACGCCCGCTTCAAGATCGACGCCATCGCCTCCGAGAAGCGCATCGCCAGCATCGCGGTAAAAGATTTGAACGGCGATAAAAAGCCGGACATCGCCTACTATGGCGAACCCAAAGAACTCGTCGTCATCCTCAACGACGGCAAGAACGGCTGGAGCACCCCCAAGCGCTGGCCCATCGATGACGGTCAGCTCACTCCCAACGGTCTTACCGAGGGCGACATCAACGGCGACAAACGCAATGATCTCATCCTCCTGTCCGAGAGCTTCCTTTACGTCCTGAAACAAAAAGAAGATGGCACGCTCGCCGAACCTGAAAAGATTCCCTTCACCGGCAATGTGAAAGCGCTGCAAGTATTGGACATCAACGGCGATGGTCGCGATGACCTTCTGCTCGTGAATTGGGATAACGCGAACCCTTTCCGCTTCCGTCTGCAAGACACCGAGGGCAATCTCGGACCTGAGACCCATTTCGAGCAGCCACCCATCCGCTCCTATTGGTCCGATGACCTCGATGGCGATGGCCGTACCGAGATCGTCACCATCGCACAAGCCTCCGGCCGCGCGCAGATCTATAACTTCACGCAAAAGAACGCCGAATCCACCCTCGGCCAACTCAAGCTCGGCCAGATGGAAGTCCTCCCGCTCACGCGCACCGACAAATCCCGTCGCGGCACACTCTGGCTGGATGTGAACAAGGACAAGCGCGATGATCTCATCGTCGCCGAGCCGAACAGCGGCCAGATCACCGTCTATCTCGCGCAGGCGAAAGGTGGCCTCGGCTCACCTCAAACCTTCCCTTCGCTCGCTGGCGTCACCGATCTCGCCGCTGCCGATTGGGATGACGATGGCCAGAAAGAAGTCTTCCTGCTCAGCAGCGATGAACGTCAGATCGGCGTCACCCGCTTCTCCGCGAAAGGCCGCCTTGCCTTTCCTGAAGTGCTGCCCATCAAGGGTCGCCCCCTCGCCTTCGCCGCCGGCGCCATTTTGAAAGGCGATAAGCAGCAACTCGCCGTCATCGTAGATGACGACGGCAAACGCAGTCTCCAGTTCCTCACACCGAAAGGCGCACCTGTCACGCACAAGCTCTCCGACAGCTTCAAGTCCAACCCCGCCGCCATGCATCTGCATGACGTGGATCAGGACGGGCTCACTGATCTGCTTGTGCTCATCCCCTACGAGAAGGTGAAAATCCTCCGTCAGCAGGCGGATGGTAAATTCGAAGAGATCGATGTCGCCCCTCCTGGCGGCACTATGGAGCAACCTTGGATGGCCACGCTGGATGCCGATGCGGATGGCAAACCCGAACTCCTCCTCGCGCAAAAGAACTTCCTCCGCGCCGTTGTTCTCGAGCGTGAAGAAAACAAAAACGGCGAAAGCAGCAAAGACACTCTCTGGCGCTTGAAGGTGAAAGAGCAAATCAACGGCTCCGCCGCGAACTCCCGCATCACCGGTGCCGCCGCAGTTCCTTCAGGCAAAGGCAAAGCCGCCACACTCTTCCTCCTGGATGCCGAACGCAAAGCGCTTACCGTCTGTGAGCGCAGCGAATCCGGCGTCTGGCAGGCAGTAAAAAATCTCTCCCTCGCCGTTACTGACTTCAACACGCTGTTGCCCATGGCCATGAACGCCACTTCCGCGAACACACTCTCCCTCATCGGCGCGAACAGCATCGGCTGGCTGAATCCCGCTGGCCAGGTCTGGGAACTCACCGAACTGGACAGCTACGAATCTCCTATCAAAGACGCCTACCTCATGGACGTCGTCTCCGGTGATCTGAATAACGACAAGGTGAAAGACCTCGTGTTCCTTGAGACCGGCAAGAACTACATCGACATCGTCACCTATGAGAAGCCGCACCACCTCTCGCCCGCCAATCGCTGGCAGGTTTTCGAGGAACGCACCTTCCGTGGCCGTCGCGGCGGCCAGCCCGAACCGCGCGAAGCCGTGGTCATCGACCTCACCGGCGATGGCAAGAACGACCTCGCCATCATCGTCCATGACCGCATCATCGTTTACCCGCAGGAATAACTCGGCTCGTCACTCAGTCCACTTAAAAACAAAAAGGCCGCCCAGAAATGGACGGCCTTTTGTTTTGCATGAGTAGAGTCAAACTTACTCGAGATCAAAGCGGTCCAGGTTCATCACCTTGGCCCACGCAGCAACGAAGTCCTTCACAAACTTCTTCTCCGCATCCGCACTGGCATAGACCTCTGCCACCGCGCGCAGACGTGAATCCGATCCGAAGACCAGGTCCACACGCGTGCCGCTCCATTTCGTCTTACCCGTGGCACGATCACGCCCATCGAACACTTCTGCATCTGATGACACCGGCTTCCACTCAGTGCCCATGTCGAGCAAGTTCACGAAGAAGTCATTCGTCAACGCTTCCGGACGCTTGGTGAAGACACCGTACGGCGTGTTTCCCACATTGGTCTTCAAGACTCGCAGGCCGCCGATGAGCACCGTCATTTCAGGGGCCGTCAATGTCAGCAACTGCGCCTTGTCGATCAGCAATGCTTCCGCCGGGACACGATATCTCTTCTTGAGATGATTCCGGAAACCATCCGCGACAGGTTCCATCACAGCGAAAGATTCCACATCCGTCTGCTCTTGCGAAGCATCCGCGCGCCCCGGCGTGAACGGCACCGTAACCGTGTGGCCCGCATTCTTCGCCGCCTGCTCCACACCAGCGCAGCCACCGACCACGATCAAGTCTGCCAGCGAGACTTTCTTGCCACCCGCTTGGAACGCGCTCTGGATGCCCTCCAAAGTCTTGATCACTTTCGCCAATTGAGCCGGTTGATTGACCGCCCAATCCTTCTGCGGCGCCAGACGGATGCGCGCACCATTCGCACCGCCACGCTTGTCCGAACCACGGAACGTCGACGCAGATGCCCAAGCCGTAGAAACCAGTTCGGAGACAGTCAGGCCCGATGCCAGAATCTTGCCCTTCAGCACTGCCGCATCCTGCTCATTGATCAACGGATGATTCACCGCCGGAATCGGATCCTGCCAGATGAGCTCTTCCTTCGGCACCTCTGGCCCAAGGTAACGTGCCCGCGGCCCCATATCACGATGAGTGAGCTTGAACCAAGCCCGTGCAAACGCGTCAGCGAACTGCGCAGGATTCTCCAGGAATCGGCGCGATATCTTCTCGTAAGCCGGATCAAAGCGCAGTGCGAGATCCGTCGTCAGCATGGAAGGCGCGATGCGTTTCCCTTCATCATGCGCATGAGGCACCTTGCCATTTCCCGCACCGTTCTTCGGCGTCCACTGATGCGCACCTGCCGGACTCTTCGTGAGTTCCCATTCGTAGCCGAACAAGTTTTCGAAGAAGTTGTTGCTCCACTTCGTCGGCGTCGTGGTCCACGTGACTTCCAAGCCGCTCGTGATCGTATCGCCGCCTTTGCCCGTACCGAAACTGTTGCTCCATCCGAAGCCCTGCTCACTAAGGCAAGCCGCTTCCGGCTCCTTGCCCACATGCGATGCCGGCGCGGCACCATGCGTCTTGCCAAACGTGTGACCACCCGCGATCAGCGCCACCGTCTCTTCATCATTCATCGCCATGCGACCGAACGTGTCGCGGATGTCACGCGCCGCTGCGATCGGATCAGGATTGCCATCCGGACCTTCCGGATTCACATAGATCAACCCCATCTGCACCGCCGCCAGCGGATTCTCCAGATTGCGGCTGTGGATCTTTCCGTCTGCATCATCCTCTGAGACAAGCACGCCGTGTTCTTTCTCCACACCTTCGGAACCATGCGCGTAACGGATATCACCGCCGAGCCATTTGACCTCGCGGCCCCAATACACATCCATATCCGGCTCCCAAGTATCAGCACGTCCGCCCGCGAAACCGAACGTCTTGAAGCCCATCGTCTCCAGCGCGACATTGCCCGTAAGTATCATCAAGTCCGCCCAGGAAATCTTGCGGCCATACTTCTGCTTGATCGGCCAGAGCAATCGACGCGCCTTGTCCAGGCTCACGTTATCCGGCCAGCTATTCAGCGGAGCAAAGCGTTGCTGACCACGACCACCGCCACCACGGCCATCACCGGTGCGATAAGTACCCGCACTGTGCCAGGCCATGCGGATGAACAGCGGACCGTAATGACCGAAGTCCGCCGGCCACCAATCCTGCGAATCCGTCATCAACGCTGCGATGTCCTTCTTCAATGCTGCATAATCAAGGCTCGCGAACTCTTTCGCATAATCAAACTCCTCCCCCATCGGGTCGGATTTGGAAGAATGCTGATTCAGCAAGTCCACTCTCAACTGGTTCGGCCACCAGTCGCGATTAGTCGTGCCGCCACCAGCGGTGGCATGTGTGAACGGGCATTTGGTTTCGGTTGATGACATGTGCTTGTTTTCCCTTCTATCGGTTAAAAATTAAAACCAGACAAAACCGGTGTTTGCGATATCCCTATCAAACCATCCCGGTCTCAATAGTTGAAATACTTGTTTCCTTATCCAACGATAGGAAACACCTATACACCTGCAAAACTAGGAACAGACCTCACGACGCCCAGCGGTTGAAGTCACTTCCCATAGTCGGCACCGGTGAGGCTCTTGAGCGTTGATTGTTGCCACTCCCGGAGCTGGGCTTGGAGTTTACGGGCGGTGTCCGGCCGCTCGTTAAACAGGTTCTGTTTTTCAGCCGGATCCGCTTTCAGGTCAAAGAGTTCCTGCCGCAGCACGTCATCCTTCCCTTCGTGAACCACCAGCTTGAAATTCCCATCGAGGATCGCGCGCGGTCCCCGATAATCCAGTTCTGTGATGGCCGGGTGCCGGTAGTTGGTAAAATCGCGGGTCGCTTTGCCACCCTGCAATTTGACCAGCGGAGTGGTTCCGGCCTGGAGCTTGGGATCAATATACGGCTCAGGCTTGCTGCCGGCGAATCGGGAGGTGTTGTATTCCCAGAAATATAAGGGACTGGATCGCACCTGGAGCTTGTCTGTCAAAACCGGACTGAGATCCACGCCATCCAGCGGTCGGGAGGGCAAGGGTTGGCCGGCGAGAGCACACAGCGTGGGCAAAAGATCGCTGGTGGACGCGCGGAAATCGGTGACCCGTGGTTTGGGGATGCGGGCGGGCCACTCGATGATTCCCGGCACCAGGATGCCGCCCTCGTACACCTGCCCTTTGACACCGCGATGGGGAAATCCCAAGGCAGCGTCCGCTGAGGTGCCATTATCCCCGCAGTAAAAGATCAACGTATTTTCCCTCAGGCCTTGCGCCGCCAGATGCTTGCGCAAGGTACCGATGGCCCGGTCCATCGCGGTGATCTCAGCATAACGTTCGCGCAAGACCTCGCCCTGTGGCCGTGTCACCGCCCCGCCAGTCTCGTTGGAGGTCAGCTTGACGGGCTTTTTGTATTTGCCGGGCAGATCATCATACAGGGCCAGATCGGCGGAGCCTCCACTGTAAGGTTCGTGTGGTGAACCAAACCAGACGACGGTCAGGAAAGGCTGCTTTGCCTGCGTTGCCGCATCGATAAAACGAATCGTCTCGTTGACCAGGACTTCCGAGCTTTCTCCTTTGAAGACTTCCGGCGCACCGCCGTTCCGTGAGAGGGACGGGTTCAGTTCGAAAAAATTGTCATGCGAAAGCCATTCGTGAAACCCCATCGCCCCGGGACTTACAGGCGACTCCTGCTTCACCGCTCCAACATGCCATTTACCAAAATGGCCGCAGCGATAGCCGGCATTCCGGAGAATCTGCGCTATGGTCACCTCTTGCGGACGGAAGGACCAGCCGGGGGCGAATGTGCCCATCCGGTTCGGATGCCGGCCGGTCAGGAAGCTGGCTCGGGTCGGGGAACAGCTCGGGTGCGCAGCATAGAACCGGTCAAAGCGGAGACCGGATCGTGCCATCTCATCGAGCACGGGTGTTTTTACATGCGGATGCCCGTTGTACCCGGTCTCCTCCCAACCATGATCATCACCCATCATAAGGATGATATTCGGGCGCTCCGGTTTGTCCGCGCCGAACAGGTTCAACGCCAGAACAGAAACGCACAGCACCAAGCAAAGGGATTTCATAGGGATATGAGCCACCACTGTCTCGCAATTTCCAAGGCAGTCAACGCTGCTGAGCAACCGCCTGAATATGCATAGGGGAAAGTGGAAAGAAATGGAGCGGGTGAAGGGAATCGAACCCTCGTTTCAGGCTTGGGAAGCCCACGTTCTACCATTGAACCACACCCGCTTCCGGCTGACGTCAGATTGGTTAGCAGCTTCGTTCACCGCTGGCAATGCCCGTTTTCCATTGTGAAGCGCTGGCCTCCCGCCTATACACAGCGCACTTATGCAACGTCTGCTCGCGCACGCCACCAATCTGTTTCCCGTTTGGGTGCTGGCCGGAGGCTTGCTCGCGCTGGTGCATCCGCCGCTCTTCACGTGGTTCGATAGCAATCTCATCGTGCTCGGCCTGGCGATCATCATGTTGGGCATGGGCGTGACGCTGACGTTCCAAGATTTCAAAGACGTGCTGAAGATGCCGCGTCCGATCGCCGTGGGATTCTTCGCACAATTCTCAATCATGCCCTTTCTCGGCTGGAGCGTGGCGAGAATGTTAGAGCTTCCGACGCCTTTTGCCGTAGGCTTGATCCTGGTCTCCTGCTGTCCGGGCGGAACGGCCTCGAACGTGGTGACGTTTCTCGCCCGTGCGAACGTCGCTTTGTCGGTGCTGATGACGATGTGCACCACGTTTGCCGCCGTTTTCATGACGCCATTGCTGACCAAATGGCTCGCCGGAACTTTGATCCATGTGGATGCTTGGGGCCTGTTCTTCAGCACGGTGCAAGTGGTCATCCTTCCGGTCGTCATCGGGCTGCTGGCGAATCATTATTCACCGAAACTGGTAAATTCGATCCAGCCTGTAGCCCCGCTCATCTCAGTAGTTACCATTGCATTGATCTGTGCGAGCATCATCGGCCAGAGCGCAACGGCGGTCAAAGACTCAGCAGGGAAACTGATTCTTGCAGTGTTTCTCTTGCATGCGCTGGGCTTTTTGCTCGGGTACCTTTTCGCCCGCATCTTGGGTTATGACAAACAAGTGTGCCGTACCGTTTCTATCGAAGTGGGCATGCAAAACTCCGGTCTCGGCGTTGTGCTTGCAAAGAAACATTTCCCCGCTGAACCGCTCACGGCCGTGCCTTGCGCCATTTCCAGTGTTTTCCATTCCGTCATCGGCAGTGTGCTGGCGGGCATCTGGCGCTGGCGCAACTGATTGAGCACGGCAAAGTTTTAGTCTATCAATTTCCCTGCAATGGACGTTTACGAACATAATCGCGAGGCATGGGATGCGCGCGTTCGAGAGAAGAAGCGCCACACTTCCGTGGCCACGGAAGAAGATTTCCGCAATCCCCTGCTCGCCCTGGATCGCATCGGTTGGTTGCCGCAACCCATCGCGGGCAAGCGTGTGCTCTGTCTCGGCAGTGGCGGCGGAAGACAAGGTCCGCTCTTCGCCGCTGTGGGTTCGATTGTGACGGTGGTGGACATCAGCCCGGCCATGCTGGAGCAAGACCATGCGGTGGCTAAGCAACGCGGGCTCAAGCTCGAAACGCTCGCAGCGTCCATGGATGATTTGTCACAGCTTGCATCAGCTACCTTCGATGTGGTGGTGCAACCTGTGAGCACATGTTACGTGCCAGACATTCGCAAGGTTTACCATGAAGTGGCGCGCGTAACGAAACCAGGTGGTATGTATATGAGCAAGCACAAGCAGCCGCTCAATTTGCAAGCGACGCTCAAGCCGACACCTTATGGTTACGTGGTGCAGGAGGAGTATTATCGCCAAGGACCGTTACCTGAGAGCGCGCCCAGTGTGCATCGTGAAGCCGGCACGATGGAGTTCGTGCATCGCTGGGGCGATCTGCTCGGCGGCCTGTGCAAGGCCGGCTTCATCATCGAAGAAGTGATGGAGCCGCGCTATACGGAGAAGGATGCCGCGCACGGCAGCTTCAGCCATCGCTCGGCGTTCATACCGCCTTACATCGAACTGAAAGCGCGTCGTCTGGAGACGAAAGCTGACAGTGGCCCCAAGATCTGGACACCGCAGATGGGCATCGATGCGTTGAAGAATTCCTGACTTAAAGCTCCTTGTCAGTTGACCCGCGGATCGCGGACAAACGGATTGGTGGGCTGATTGTATTGCTGCGGCTGGTTGGGCGGCTGCGGCACGACGATGACCGGCGGGGTCAGGACTTGCTGGATAAAGTACTCAGGATAAAATGGTCGCAAGGCCTCTTCCACTGCCGCATCGGCGGCACGCATCGAGGCTTCTGCCTTTAACCGCTCCGTTTCTGCCGCCTGAATCTTCAAGTCTTCCTCCAGTTTAGATTTGCGGCGCTCTTCTGTCAGTTTTGCATATTCCACCATCATCTTGGCGCGGATCTCTGCGTTCTTCTTCTCGACTTCCGCGCGGGCCGCGAGATTGGCGCGATACTTCTGCTCCGCGACTTGTGCCTGCCGGTCTATCTCCGATTGAGCAGCCACCGATGCTTCGCGGTTCAAGCCAAGGTGCAGGAGCACGCCAGGATGCAACTCATCCACATCATAAGCAACTGCCCGCCCCTCACTGGATTTGAAAACAAAACGACGGCCGAATTGCGTGCGAAATTCCGCATCTGTCGCCAGTATTTTTCCGCCAGGCCCCATCAACTTCGGGAATGTCAGTATCTTCTGCTCTTTTTTCCCGCTGGTGGCGGTGGTGACCGTTTTCGGCTCGGGGACCTCGGCTTTTAACGCGCTTAAGTCTGAATTCTTTTTCACCTCTGCCGCCAGCGCTTGAGCCTCGATCTGGCGCTTGGCTTCGTAGGCTTCCACCTTGAGCCTGGCCGACTCCAATTCGTTGGTCGCGGCGGCCAATTGCTCCTGCAGATGGGACGCACGTTCCGTCGCCTGCTTTTGCGCAGCCTCGGCCTGTGCTTGCTGCTGCTTCTGCATGGCCGTCTGATCGTGCAACAAGGCACGCTCCGTCATCCACGCCTGCTCCAATTTTTGCTGTCGATGGAGCAGGAAACCCATGCCTGCCACGAGCAATATCGCGATGATGATCGTTATTGTCTGTTTGCTGCCCATGAGATGCTTGGACGAGATTGAAAACTTACTCTTCAACCTGTCCCCATAGAGGTAAAGTCCCTTTGCCCGCGCCTGCTGTCAACCCCGGGAAAAACTAGGCCCTCTCCCAATGACCGTCATCATGATGAACGACGACTTGGACGCCGGATATGTAGAATCGGATGCAGAAGAGGAAGGCACTGGTGCGGTTCGGAAAGCTCATGGCTTCCGCTTCATCCGGCACCCATCTGCCCAAGTCACTGAGAAATTGGTTCGTGACTTCCTGACGGACAAGTATTTTCACGATTTCATTTTCCAGCTGATTCTCCGTATTCCAGAGAAGTGCCCCCGGCGCGGCGGGCGCCGCTACCGGGGGCTATCGCCAAGGAGACACACTTGATGAGACTAGCCTAAAGCATGCCAACCCCAGAAATGACAATCAATCTGATGTCTGAAAAATGGCCCTAGAACTTTTTTGATGCAACCGGGTAAAAAGACGCTTACTTGAAGCTCAGCAGCAGCGTACGGATGCTCAACAAGATGATCAGCACCCCCACTGTAATCATAAGTTTCTTGGCTGGAATATGTTTCACCACGTAAGCGGCCACAGGAGCCGCCGCCACACCACCGATGATCAATCCCAGAACTACCGGTCCATGTTTCAAACCCAAGAACGCCGTAAACGTGGCCGCTTGGGCAATGGTGACAAAGAACTCGGCTGTATTCACAGAACCGATGGCGGTTCTCGGCTCACGTCCGCCAGCCAATAGTGTAGAAGTCACAATAGGACCCCAGCCGCCGCCACCGATGGCATCCATAAACGCGCCAAAGAACCCCAGCGCTGACACATGATGATGCTTCTCTTCCTTATGTACCGGTCGTTTGAAAGCCTTCTTGATGATCACCGCGCCCATGATAAGGAGATAGATGGCGATGTAGGGCTTGATCTTGTCTCCGTCCAAGTTAGTCAGGATATAAGCCCCTAAGACACCGCCGATTACGCCGGGAAATACCAGCCGGTGAAAAAGCTTTTTATCGACGTTCCCCAGCTTGAGATGAGCCAAGCCGGAGACGCCCGTGGTGAAGACTTCAGCCGTCTTCACACTGGCAGCCGCGGCTGCGGGGGCGATTCCGACACTGAGCAGGAAAGTATTGCAACTGACGCCATAGGCCATGCCCAAGGCACCATCAATCATCTGCGCGATCAAACCGACCAGCGCGCATGTAAGAAACATCTGCACTCTGAGGATTTCCCAACAGCGGAGCGCAGAGAATACGGTTAATCAGACTCGAATCAATGGGTATTTTCGCCAGGCTGGGGAAAAATTAACCGCCCCGCCTGACCTGCTTTAAAGCCGGAGGATCAGCACCTTGCAGGCATGCAAAACACTGCAATCATTTACCTCTCCCCTGCGAATTGCAATCGCATCTCCGCTCCGTTCCGCAAAAAATAAACTGGGGCGCCCCGTTTACCGAGACGCCCCCTACACATTTTGTCCTGAAAAGCCTACTTCAACTCTTTGATCCGCACGTTCTTGAACTGAACAGTCATCGGCGGGCCCACGTGGATCTGAAGGGCAAGGATGCCTTCTTTGGCACGTTTATCTGCATCTTCATCCGTCACATCCACAGTTTGTTTGCCGTTGATGAAGTGCTGGAGGTGGTTGCCTTTGGCGATGACCACGTAGT
This genomic window from Verrucomicrobiia bacterium contains:
- a CDS encoding sulfatase-like hydrolase/transferase — encoded protein: MKSLCLVLCVSVLALNLFGADKPERPNIILMMGDDHGWEETGYNGHPHVKTPVLDEMARSGLRFDRFYAAHPSCSPTRASFLTGRHPNRMGTFAPGWSFRPQEVTIAQILRNAGYRCGHFGKWHVGAVKQESPVSPGAMGFHEWLSHDNFFELNPSLSRNGGAPEVFKGESSEVLVNETIRFIDAATQAKQPFLTVVWFGSPHEPYSGGSADLALYDDLPGKYKKPVKLTSNETGGAVTRPQGEVLRERYAEITAMDRAIGTLRKHLAAQGLRENTLIFYCGDNGTSADAALGFPHRGVKGQVYEGGILVPGIIEWPARIPKPRVTDFRASTSDLLPTLCALAGQPLPSRPLDGVDLSPVLTDKLQVRSSPLYFWEYNTSRFAGSKPEPYIDPKLQAGTTPLVKLQGGKATRDFTNYRHPAITELDYRGPRAILDGNFKLVVHEGKDDVLRQELFDLKADPAEKQNLFNERPDTARKLQAQLREWQQSTLKSLTGADYGK
- a CDS encoding bile acid:sodium symporter family protein codes for the protein MQRLLAHATNLFPVWVLAGGLLALVHPPLFTWFDSNLIVLGLAIIMLGMGVTLTFQDFKDVLKMPRPIAVGFFAQFSIMPFLGWSVARMLELPTPFAVGLILVSCCPGGTASNVVTFLARANVALSVLMTMCTTFAAVFMTPLLTKWLAGTLIHVDAWGLFFSTVQVVILPVVIGLLANHYSPKLVNSIQPVAPLISVVTIALICASIIGQSATAVKDSAGKLILAVFLLHALGFLLGYLFARILGYDKQVCRTVSIEVGMQNSGLGVVLAKKHFPAEPLTAVPCAISSVFHSVIGSVLAGIWRWRN
- a CDS encoding class I SAM-dependent methyltransferase → MDVYEHNREAWDARVREKKRHTSVATEEDFRNPLLALDRIGWLPQPIAGKRVLCLGSGGGRQGPLFAAVGSIVTVVDISPAMLEQDHAVAKQRGLKLETLAASMDDLSQLASATFDVVVQPVSTCYVPDIRKVYHEVARVTKPGGMYMSKHKQPLNLQATLKPTPYGYVVQEEYYRQGPLPESAPSVHREAGTMEFVHRWGDLLGGLCKAGFIIEEVMEPRYTEKDAAHGSFSHRSAFIPPYIELKARRLETKADSGPKIWTPQMGIDALKNS
- a CDS encoding VCBS repeat-containing protein; the protein is MFRREFSPHVSKASVFQRLKAYAGLGALSGSLLSTTAADAPKTFGFAGKEIYPIDSQFSLLRSADIDGDGLNDLIVVNNSRSKINILFNQTGKPPEKRKEVIGAKKEINELPTDARFKIDAIASEKRIASIAVKDLNGDKKPDIAYYGEPKELVVILNDGKNGWSTPKRWPIDDGQLTPNGLTEGDINGDKRNDLILLSESFLYVLKQKEDGTLAEPEKIPFTGNVKALQVLDINGDGRDDLLLVNWDNANPFRFRLQDTEGNLGPETHFEQPPIRSYWSDDLDGDGRTEIVTIAQASGRAQIYNFTQKNAESTLGQLKLGQMEVLPLTRTDKSRRGTLWLDVNKDKRDDLIVAEPNSGQITVYLAQAKGGLGSPQTFPSLAGVTDLAAADWDDDGQKEVFLLSSDERQIGVTRFSAKGRLAFPEVLPIKGRPLAFAAGAILKGDKQQLAVIVDDDGKRSLQFLTPKGAPVTHKLSDSFKSNPAAMHLHDVDQDGLTDLLVLIPYEKVKILRQQADGKFEEIDVAPPGGTMEQPWMATLDADADGKPELLLAQKNFLRAVVLEREENKNGESSKDTLWRLKVKEQINGSAANSRITGAAAVPSGKGKAATLFLLDAERKALTVCERSESGVWQAVKNLSLAVTDFNTLLPMAMNATSANTLSLIGANSIGWLNPAGQVWELTELDSYESPIKDAYLMDVVSGDLNNDKVKDLVFLETGKNYIDIVTYEKPHHLSPANRWQVFEERTFRGRRGGQPEPREAVVIDLTGDGKNDLAIIVHDRIIVYPQE
- a CDS encoding sulfite exporter TauE/SafE family protein, which encodes MFLTCALVGLIAQMIDGALGMAYGVSCNTFLLSVGIAPAAAAASVKTAEVFTTGVSGLAHLKLGNVDKKLFHRLVFPGVIGGVLGAYILTNLDGDKIKPYIAIYLLIMGAVIIKKAFKRPVHKEEKHHHVSALGFFGAFMDAIGGGGWGPIVTSTLLAGGREPRTAIGSVNTAEFFVTIAQAATFTAFLGLKHGPVVLGLIIGGVAAAPVAAYVVKHIPAKKLMITVGVLIILLSIRTLLLSFK
- the katG gene encoding catalase/peroxidase HPI codes for the protein MSSTETKCPFTHATAGGGTTNRDWWPNQLRVDLLNQHSSKSDPMGEEFDYAKEFASLDYAALKKDIAALMTDSQDWWPADFGHYGPLFIRMAWHSAGTYRTGDGRGGGGRGQQRFAPLNSWPDNVSLDKARRLLWPIKQKYGRKISWADLMILTGNVALETMGFKTFGFAGGRADTWEPDMDVYWGREVKWLGGDIRYAHGSEGVEKEHGVLVSEDDADGKIHSRNLENPLAAVQMGLIYVNPEGPDGNPDPIAAARDIRDTFGRMAMNDEETVALIAGGHTFGKTHGAAPASHVGKEPEAACLSEQGFGWSNSFGTGKGGDTITSGLEVTWTTTPTKWSNNFFENLFGYEWELTKSPAGAHQWTPKNGAGNGKVPHAHDEGKRIAPSMLTTDLALRFDPAYEKISRRFLENPAQFADAFARAWFKLTHRDMGPRARYLGPEVPKEELIWQDPIPAVNHPLINEQDAAVLKGKILASGLTVSELVSTAWASASTFRGSDKRGGANGARIRLAPQKDWAVNQPAQLAKVIKTLEGIQSAFQAGGKKVSLADLIVVGGCAGVEQAAKNAGHTVTVPFTPGRADASQEQTDVESFAVMEPVADGFRNHLKKRYRVPAEALLIDKAQLLTLTAPEMTVLIGGLRVLKTNVGNTPYGVFTKRPEALTNDFFVNLLDMGTEWKPVSSDAEVFDGRDRATGKTKWSGTRVDLVFGSDSRLRAVAEVYASADAEKKFVKDFVAAWAKVMNLDRFDLE